The following proteins are co-located in the Apium graveolens cultivar Ventura chromosome 5, ASM990537v1, whole genome shotgun sequence genome:
- the LOC141660284 gene encoding replication protein A 70 kDa DNA-binding subunit A-like, with the protein MWEDDMKMHIHLSALNETRNDWSLRVRVTRIWNNTTSYGILIRYNMILLDCENNHMHPVVDPELWNLFVGIITPGSIYCIRNMNVSPSTGLFRPVHSKDMIYLTASTTVVLELNNDLFIPMHKFHITPLNELHDSFYFMDLNTSLYVFGVVENLEAMRTVQTRHGSKDLMCFNIVDGMNRQYVSFYSPFPGHYEALYETQLENPFIVILTSTRVSAFRNTFVIGNLPSTKIYINIDHPQLSSIDASRNTWKIKAGVTRMWPSISVADNGTEIMKGYNLVLLDDDVSV; encoded by the exons ATGTGGGAAGATG ATATGAAGATGCACATTCATTTGTCTGCTTTGAATGAGACTAGGAATGATTGGTCCCTGAGAGTTCGTGTCACCAGGATTTGGAACAATACTACTAGCTATGGCATTTTGATTCGTTACAATATGATTTTGTTAGATTGTGAG AATAACCATATGCACCCAGTCGTTGATCCAGAGCTTTGGAATCTCTTTGTTGGTATTATTACTCCAGGTAGCATCTATTGCATCAGAAACATGAATGTTTCCCCATCTACTGGTTTGTTTAGGCCTGTACATTCGAAGGATATGATCTATCTTACTGCATCCACCACTGTTGTATTGGAACTGAACAATGATCTCTTCATCCCGATGCATAAGTTTCATATTACACCATTGAATGAGCTTCACGATTCTTTCTATTTTATGGATCTGAACACCAGCCTGT ATGTCTTTGGAGTTGTTGAGAATTTGGAAGCCATGAGAACTGTGCAGACTAGACATGGTTCAAAGGATCTTATGTGCTTCAATATTGTTGATGGAAT GAATAGGCAATATGTATCCTTTTATTCTCCATTTCCTGGACATTATGAAGCATTGTATGAAACTCAGTTGGAGAATCCTTTTATTGTTATACTGACATCAACCAGAGTTTCAGCATTTCGAA ATACATTTGTAATTGGTAATTTGCCGTCTACCAAGATTTATATCAACATTGATCATCCACAA CTCTCTTCTATTGACGCCTCTAGAAACACATGGAAGATAAAGGCGGGAGTTACCAGAATGTGGCCTTCTATTTCTGTAgcagataatgggactgaaatAATGAAAGGATACAATTTAGTTTTACTGGATGACGATGTAAGCGtctaa